From Vigna radiata var. radiata cultivar VC1973A unplaced genomic scaffold, Vradiata_ver6 scaffold_83, whole genome shotgun sequence:
TTCTTTGCAAATCTGTATATGTATGGACTAATTGGAATGAATATTTGGGAGGATCATGCAAGTGGTAACCTCCTCAcgtttttttcttacattatgCAACAGGAGCCAATAACTGAGCATTATTGGCTACTTCTTTTCATACACTGATTTCTGTTTtccaaaacaaattataattttgtaaatgttATAAATACACCAGGGATCTTTCTATTCATTCCAGTGTCAATCATATCTTTGTCTAGTTTGGTCTGAGTGCTCCTAGAAGTTTCTATTTTAGTCTTCGACTGCATATTCCTACAACTACAAGCTCACCTGAGATACCTATTCCTTGGGTCATTGTCTTGGTTAATTTATTCTAGAGTTGTGACTCAAGGATCTTAAAACTTGTTTGGTAAAATGTGAAGGTAAGTTATACAAATGCATTGTTGTCGAGAGATCTCTGTTAATCCTTTTACGTAACAATATTGCTTTTTCTTGGAAATTCGGACTAGTGGTAGGTCCTACTGCAGTTACTTTGGTTCAACGCTATGCTATAATGCtaggttttaaaatttaacaaattttacttaatgattatttatatatttttcccaTTTGGATAGTTTGGTTATCGAACGTTTTTGTCTTTCTGGATTCATTGCTATTCATTTTGTTAATGTTTCTTCAAATGAGAAGTACATTACAATTGACAGAATTAATTTATAGAGTTGTTTGAATATCTTGGACATCTGTGCAAGAAGCACTTGGTGTTCTAATTCATTTGAAGATCAATGGAGGTATTTTAtctaagaaaattatttattgtatagATGAGTTTATATGAAGATCTGGTTGCTGCCTGGGTACCTGCAAAGCATGAGTGGCTAAGAAAGCGTCCTTTGGGTGAAGAACTAGTCAATAAATTGGGAAACAGGAAGATGTTCAGCTACTGTGCCTGTATGTCTTTGTCTTTGTCTGTGTTTCTCCTCTTATCTATCTGCACTGaaacttatttttctattacagATGATTTGTTGTTCTTGCATTTTGGAACCTCAAATGAAGTTTTAGATCATCTCAGTGGTGTTGGTTCAGAACTTGTTGGTAGAAGACATCTGTGTTCTATTCCAGCAACCACTGCATCTGACATTACAGCATCTGCTATTATTCTTTCTAGTAAAATTGCACCCGGTGTGTCAATCGGAGAAGATTCTCTCATATATGATTCTTCAATTTCTGGTGAAATACATATTGGCTCCTTGTGTATAGTGGTTGGTGTCAATATACCTGTTGACAACCTTGTAAGTATTGACAATTCAATGAAGTTCATGCTTCCAGATCGTCATTGTCTTTGGGAGGTTCCATTGATTGGAAATAGGGAGCGAGTTCTAGTATATTGTGGCCTTCATGATAACCCCAAAAGTTCACTCTCTAAAGATGGTACATTTTGTGGGAAACCCTGGAAGAAAATTTTACACGATTTGGGTATAGATGAAAGTGACTTATGGGGGTCTGAAGGCCctgatgaaaaatatttatggaaTTCAAAAATATTCCCCATACTTCCGTATGTTCAAATGATGAAGGTCGCAATGTGGTTGATGGGATTAGCCAATGAAAAGAGTGAATCCATGCTTCCTTTGTGGAAACATTCTCGGCGCATCAGTTTGGAAGAATTGCATAGATCTATCGATTTTTCAACCATATGCATAGATTCTAGTAATCATCAAGCTGATCTTGCAGCGGGAATTGCAAATGCTTGCATCAGCTATGGAATGCTGGGACGCAATTTGTCACAATTGTGTGAAGAAATTCTTCAAAAAGAGGGTTCTGGAATTGAAACATGTAAGGATTTCCTAGCTATGTGCCCCATAGTTCGGGAGCAAAACTCTAATATACTTCCCAAAAGTCGGGCATACCAGGTGCAAGTTGATCTTCTTCGTGCTTGCAATGAAGAAGAGACAGCTCGTGAGTTGGAGCCCAAAGTTTGGGCTGCTGTTGCTGACGAAACTGCTTCAGCAGTAAGATATGGGTTCAAAGGTACATGTTTTAATCATGTCCCAAGATGCAATACACAAAACAAGTTTGCAAACAGTTTAGTGCATATATCTTGCAATCAATTTTTTTGGAGGGAGAATAGGGAGGAATCTTTGAACAATTTGATGACTTAACTTTTGTTCAATTTAACAGAAAAGTACACACGATTCATCTAATGATTTTTAAACATAGATAAGCTGTCTAGATAAATGATTATGAGAATGCAATATTAGATTATATTAAACAGGctagttttaacttttaaggCACAATATATTGCAAAATTTCTTTTCAACGATATTGTTTATTGGCACACTTAGTATAACTATAAAACTGTAAACTACCTGTTGGTTTCAAAATAACCAATGGAAATGTAAAGTATCgtgattatttttatgaaattaatatacAAAGGCTAAGGCTACTGAACGCCCAGTTTTTATGCGAAGATCAATTAATGTAGTGTTAGGAATTTAACTTCTATGCGCAATTCATGGTGAGTAATATTAATTTCTCAAAGTGTTTTCTCTCTGTATATTATTGTTACCTCTCAAAATACTGGAATAGAGTATCTATAAGAGTGATTAATTCTATTCAGTATCATTTGATGGCAAAAGATTGGTAACAACTTTTAAGTGAGTCTTTGCACTATTTGTAATATCACACTCTCCGTGACTTTATATATGTgtatgaaattatgaataacAAGACAGTTACTTACTTCTTAATTCATGCAACAAAATCAGAAGTATGAAGTTTTCTGAAGCTAAAATCTGTCTTTTCTGCAGAACATTTATCAGAGTCTCCTGGTAGCTGTTCAGGTCAGGAATTCCAGAATAACAATCACAATGGCTGCATTCATCAGCCTTTCCATCCTAGAAAGGTAAAAGTAGAGTTACCAGTTCGTGTAGATTTTGTTGGGGGTTGGAGTGATACTCCTCCATGGAGCATTGAACGTGCTGGATGTGTTTTGAATATGGCAATAAGCTTGGACGGTTCTTTACCAATTGGCACCATCATAGAGACAACTGAAACAGAAGGAATATTAATTACCGATGATGCAGATAATCAGTTGTTTGTTGAAGATTATACGACTATTTGTGCACCATTTTATGGAGATGATCCATTTCGGTTGGTCAAATCTGCATTACTTGTGACTGGAATTATTCATGATAACATTCTTGTAGATATGGGCTTGCACATCAAAACATGGGCCAATGTTCCCCGTGGCAGCGGATTGGGTACTTCTAGTATCTTGGCTGCTACAGTGGTGAAAGGCCTTCTGCAGATAATTGATGGGGATGACAGCACTGAGAATGTTGCTAGACTTGTTTTGGTGTTGGAGCAACTTATGGGTACAGGAGGTGGTTGGCAGGACCAGATCGGAGGTCTGTACCCTGGGATTAAATGTACTTCAAGCTTTCCAGGAATTCCTTTGAGGCTTCAAGTTGTTCCCCTGTTGGCTTCCCCTCAGTTAATTTCCGAGCTGCAGCAACGACTTCTTGTGGTATTTACTGGTCAAGTAAGTAAACAGTTTGTTTGTGTAAATATACATTTGGTATTCCTACAAAGAGATCTCTGCATCAAAGAGACTCTTTTCAGTGTTATTTGTCATCTGATATTACCTATAAGCTTGTGGTAAGCTGATCTAACGATCTTTGGGTAACCGTGTTTCTTTGGGTAGCATACAGGAAATCATTTGTACGTGggatatgttatttttttgctttgttTCCTTTTACAAACAACAGCAAAGCCTTGTCACAAAATGTTCAAATTTTtgagttttgtaattttgttgcTGGTGCTGTACTTCATTTAATTCAATAACTTCTATAATTAACTTTGATTTCTATTGCACGTTGAACTGCTTTTTGTAGGTTCGACTTGCACGTAAGGTATTGCAGAAGGTGGTTATTAGATATCTTCGCCGTGATAATCTTCTTGTATCAAGCATCAAACGCTTGGTTGAACTGGCAAAGATTGGGAGAGAAGCTTTGATGAACTGTGACTTAGATGAACTTGGTGATATCATGCTAGAAGCTTGGAGATTGCATCAGGAACTCGACCCTTACTGCAGCAACGAGTATGTTGATCGTCTGTTTTCGTTTTCCTCTCCGTACTGCTGTGGCTACAAGCTGGTTGGAGCTGGTGGTGGGGGCTTTGCTCTGTTGCTTGCCAAGGATGTACAGTGTGCCAAGGAACTGAGACACAGGCTAGAACATGAAAAACATTTTGACGTGAAAATATATGATTGGCAGATATTCCTATAATACATGGTATGACTACCGATACTTTGTTAGTTTTACAGTTGTATTGTTttctatcaaatttatttttccattctttGTATATTCTGCCCTAGATATT
This genomic window contains:
- the LOC106754135 gene encoding bifunctional fucokinase/fucose pyrophosphorylase; translation: MERERGKRRWRMKQKEDLVSLLRKSWYHLRLSIRHPSRVPTWDAIVLTAASPEQAQLYNWQLERAKRMGRISPTTVTLAVPDPLGCRIGSGAATLNAIHALALHYCHSQSPTNGNGSVDAVSVLAKKHVLLLHAGGDSKRVPWANPMGKVFLPLPYLAADDPDGPVPLLFDHILAIASCARQAFGNEGGMLTMTGDVLPCFDASLVTLPMDTSCIITVPITLDVAANHGVIVAAETEHSTENYAISLVDNLLQKPSVDELVKSKAILADGRTLLDTGIITVRGKAWLELVTLASSCQQMISELLKIKKEMSLYEDLVAAWVPAKHEWLRKRPLGEELVNKLGNRKMFSYCAYDLLFLHFGTSNEVLDHLSGVGSELVGRRHLCSIPATTASDITASAIILSSKIAPGVSIGEDSLIYDSSISGEIHIGSLCIVVGVNIPVDNLVSIDNSMKFMLPDRHCLWEVPLIGNRERVLVYCGLHDNPKSSLSKDGTFCGKPWKKILHDLGIDESDLWGSEGPDEKYLWNSKIFPILPYVQMMKVAMWLMGLANEKSESMLPLWKHSRRISLEELHRSIDFSTICIDSSNHQADLAAGIANACISYGMLGRNLSQLCEEILQKEGSGIETCKDFLAMCPIVREQNSNILPKSRAYQVQVDLLRACNEEETARELEPKVWAAVADETASAVRYGFKEHLSESPGSCSGQEFQNNNHNGCIHQPFHPRKVKVELPVRVDFVGGWSDTPPWSIERAGCVLNMAISLDGSLPIGTIIETTETEGILITDDADNQLFVEDYTTICAPFYGDDPFRLVKSALLVTGIIHDNILVDMGLHIKTWANVPRGSGLGTSSILAATVVKGLLQIIDGDDSTENVARLVLVLEQLMGTGGGWQDQIGGLYPGIKCTSSFPGIPLRLQVVPLLASPQLISELQQRLLVVFTGQVRLARKVLQKVVIRYLRRDNLLVSSIKRLVELAKIGREALMNCDLDELGDIMLEAWRLHQELDPYCSNEYVDRLFSFSSPYCCGYKLVGAGGGGFALLLAKDVQCAKELRHRLEHEKHFDVKIYDWQIFL